One Thiobacillus sp. genomic region harbors:
- the recA gene encoding recombinase RecA encodes MDDNKAKALAAALAQIEKQFGKGSIMKMSDGSVAEDIQVVSTGSLGLDVALGVGGLPRGRVVEIYGPESSGKTTLTLQVIAEMQKIGGTAAFIDAEHALDPQYAQKLGVNVAELLISQPDTGEQALEIADMLVRSGGVDVIVIDSVAALTPKAEIEGEMGDSHVGLQARLMSQALRKLTATIKRTNTLVIFINQIRMKIGVMFGNPETTTGGNALKFYASVRLDIRRIGGIKKGDEVIGNETRVKVVKNKVAPPFKEAIFDILYGEGISRQGEIIELGVAHKLVDKSGAWYAYQGEKIGQGKDNAREYLKEHPEIAAEIEAQIREKLGVKSAVQAPAEA; translated from the coding sequence ATGGACGACAACAAGGCCAAAGCCCTCGCGGCGGCCCTGGCCCAGATCGAAAAGCAGTTCGGCAAGGGCTCCATCATGAAGATGAGCGACGGCAGCGTGGCCGAGGATATCCAAGTGGTGTCCACCGGCTCCCTGGGCCTGGACGTTGCCCTGGGCGTGGGCGGTTTGCCCCGGGGCCGGGTGGTGGAGATATACGGCCCGGAGTCGTCCGGCAAGACCACCCTTACCCTGCAGGTCATCGCCGAGATGCAGAAGATCGGCGGCACGGCGGCCTTCATCGACGCGGAACATGCCCTGGACCCCCAGTATGCCCAGAAGCTGGGGGTGAACGTGGCAGAGTTGCTCATCTCCCAGCCTGACACGGGCGAACAGGCCCTGGAGATCGCAGACATGCTGGTGCGTTCCGGCGGCGTTGACGTGATCGTCATCGACTCCGTGGCAGCCCTGACGCCCAAGGCGGAAATCGAGGGCGAGATGGGAGACTCCCACGTGGGCCTCCAGGCCCGCCTCATGAGCCAGGCCCTGCGCAAGCTCACCGCCACCATCAAGCGCACCAACACCCTGGTGATCTTCATCAACCAGATCCGCATGAAGATCGGCGTCATGTTTGGTAACCCGGAAACCACCACCGGTGGCAACGCCCTCAAGTTCTACGCCTCCGTGCGCCTGGACATCCGCCGTATCGGCGGCATCAAGAAGGGCGACGAGGTCATCGGCAACGAGACCCGGGTTAAGGTTGTGAAGAACAAGGTGGCTCCTCCGTTCAAGGAAGCCATCTTCGACATCCTCTATGGCGAGGGCATCTCCCGCCAGGGCGAGATCATCGAGCTGGGCGTGGCCCACAAGCTCGTCGACAAGTCAGGTGCCTGGTACGCCTACCAGGGCGAGAAGATCGGCCAGGGCAAGGACAACGCCCGGGAATATCTGAAGGAGCACCCGGAGATCGCCGCCGAGATCGAGGCACAGATCCGCGAGAAGCTGGGCGTGAAGTCCGCCGTGCAGGCGCCGGCCGAGGCTTGA
- the recX gene encoding recombination regulator RecX, which translates to MKLRDRALNLLARREHSRAELARKLAPHGDPDEVAVVLDELEQENLLSNARYAESLAHSRAGRHGSLRLKADLREKGVPEAVIGQVVAGAREQDLVAAREVWGKKFSQPPRDAAERAKQMRFLAGRGFPAEVVRRVVGGCDDD; encoded by the coding sequence TTGAAGCTCCGAGACAGGGCACTGAACCTTCTGGCCCGGCGCGAACACAGCCGGGCTGAGTTGGCGCGCAAGCTGGCACCCCACGGCGACCCGGACGAAGTCGCTGTTGTGTTGGATGAGCTGGAGCAAGAAAACCTGCTCTCCAATGCCCGGTACGCCGAGTCCCTGGCCCATTCCCGCGCTGGCCGACATGGCAGCCTGCGCCTGAAGGCGGACCTGCGAGAGAAAGGTGTGCCCGAGGCAGTCATCGGCCAGGTGGTGGCTGGGGCGCGGGAGCAGGACCTGGTGGCCGCCCGGGAAGTATGGGGCAAGAAGTTCAGCCAGCCTCCCAGGGATGCGGCCGAACGGGCCAAACAAATGCGTTTCCTGGCAGGACGGGGATTTCCAGCGGAGGTCGTGCGACGCGTTGTGGGCGGCTGCGACGACGACTAA
- a CDS encoding iron-containing alcohol dehydrogenase codes for MYFNLARLPRIEFGSGVFNSLPPKIAGFGTRALIVTGAHSFTENPRWPELTTALEDRCIAWELVHVAGEPSPQLVDEVVSQHLGKGIDCVVGIGGGSALDAAKAIAGLLKPGNSVMDHLEGVGPELPYHGPGTPFIAVPTTAGTGSEATKNAVLSIHGEQGFKKSFRDERLMAEWAIIDPDLLDACPPRVLAANGMDAFTQLLESYVSSKANPFMDILAVSGMERARDALLAWYEGEGDEAEHRANMAYAALLSGITLAHVGLGSVHGLASPLGAFFPIPHGVVCGTLVAEATRVNIDVLKQRDPGNPGLKKYALAGCLLARENLPDEEARTTLVNTLGDWTRRLNLPRLGAYGIREADIPRIVVNSRGSSMKTNPIVLADEEIAGILRARL; via the coding sequence ATGTATTTCAATCTAGCACGTCTGCCGCGCATCGAATTCGGATCAGGCGTTTTCAACTCACTGCCCCCGAAAATCGCCGGCTTCGGCACACGCGCATTGATCGTGACAGGGGCCCATTCCTTCACGGAAAACCCCCGTTGGCCTGAGCTCACTACCGCGCTCGAGGATCGCTGCATCGCTTGGGAGCTTGTGCACGTGGCGGGCGAGCCCTCCCCCCAACTGGTGGATGAGGTCGTGAGCCAACACCTGGGCAAAGGCATTGATTGCGTCGTCGGCATCGGCGGCGGTAGCGCCCTGGATGCCGCCAAGGCCATCGCCGGCCTGCTGAAGCCAGGCAATTCGGTGATGGACCACCTGGAAGGCGTGGGGCCCGAACTGCCTTACCATGGCCCTGGCACACCCTTCATTGCCGTGCCCACCACCGCTGGCACAGGTTCGGAAGCCACCAAGAACGCGGTGCTCTCCATCCATGGCGAGCAAGGCTTCAAGAAATCCTTCCGCGACGAAAGACTCATGGCGGAATGGGCCATCATCGACCCTGACCTGCTGGACGCCTGCCCACCACGGGTACTGGCAGCCAACGGCATGGACGCCTTCACCCAATTGCTGGAGTCCTACGTTTCAAGCAAGGCCAATCCGTTTATGGACATCCTGGCCGTATCCGGCATGGAACGGGCCCGGGACGCACTGTTGGCCTGGTATGAAGGCGAGGGCGATGAGGCCGAACACCGGGCCAACATGGCCTATGCTGCCCTGCTCTCAGGCATTACCCTGGCCCACGTGGGCCTGGGCTCGGTGCATGGCCTGGCCTCGCCTTTGGGGGCCTTCTTTCCGATTCCCCATGGCGTGGTGTGCGGCACCCTGGTGGCGGAAGCCACCCGCGTCAACATCGATGTACTGAAGCAGCGAGACCCGGGCAATCCTGGCCTGAAAAAATATGCGCTTGCCGGGTGTTTGCTGGCCCGGGAAAACCTTCCCGATGAAGAGGCACGGACCACCCTGGTGAACACACTGGGAGACTGGACCCGGCGCCTGAACCTTCCTCGCCTGGGCGCCTACGGAATCAGGGAAGCGGACATTCCCCGCATCGTGGTCAACAGCCGGGGCTCCAGCATGAAAACCAATCCCATCGTCCTGGCCGACGAGGAGATTGCTGGCATCCTGCGCGCCCGGCTTTAG
- the carA gene encoding glutamine-hydrolyzing carbamoyl-phosphate synthase small subunit, whose protein sequence is MSAFEPAILALADGTVFRGYGIGAQGAGIGEVVFNTSMTGYQEILTDPSYCRQIVTLTYPHIGNVGVNPEDEESAQVHASGLIIRDLPLLPSNFRMAEPLTSYLKRHAVVGIAGIDTRKLTRLLREKGAQNGCIMAGQINEAEAIAKAQACPSMAGQDLAVVVTCGQKGEWTEGEWRLGNGFIRPANATYKVVAYDYGVKRNILRMLTERGCQVTLVPAQTPATDVLAMHPDGVFLSNGPGDPEPCAYAIRAIQDILAAGVPTYGICLGHQLLALASGAKTIKMKFGHHGANHPVQDLDTKRVMITSQNHGFAVDAQSLPANLRATHVSLFDGSLQGIARTDVPAFSFQGHPEASPGPHDVSYLFDRFIGLMREKKNA, encoded by the coding sequence TTGTCTGCTTTCGAGCCTGCAATTCTGGCCTTGGCCGATGGAACAGTGTTCCGCGGTTACGGCATCGGCGCCCAGGGCGCGGGTATTGGCGAGGTGGTGTTCAATACCTCCATGACCGGGTATCAGGAGATCCTGACAGATCCATCCTATTGCCGTCAGATCGTCACGCTTACCTATCCTCATATCGGTAATGTGGGCGTGAACCCTGAGGACGAGGAATCTGCCCAGGTGCATGCTTCCGGCTTGATTATCCGCGACCTGCCTCTGCTGCCCAGCAATTTCCGAATGGCGGAACCCCTGACTTCTTACCTGAAACGGCACGCCGTGGTGGGTATCGCAGGTATCGATACGCGCAAGCTAACCAGGTTGCTGCGTGAAAAGGGAGCACAGAACGGTTGCATCATGGCAGGCCAGATCAATGAGGCCGAAGCCATCGCCAAGGCACAGGCCTGTCCCAGCATGGCAGGTCAGGACTTGGCCGTGGTGGTGACCTGCGGCCAGAAGGGCGAATGGACAGAAGGTGAGTGGCGGCTTGGCAACGGTTTCATCCGGCCCGCCAATGCGACCTACAAGGTCGTTGCCTATGACTACGGCGTTAAGCGCAACATCCTGCGCATGCTGACCGAGCGCGGTTGTCAGGTGACCTTGGTGCCGGCCCAAACTCCTGCAACGGATGTGCTGGCCATGCATCCGGATGGCGTGTTCCTATCCAACGGCCCCGGCGATCCGGAGCCCTGCGCTTACGCCATCCGGGCCATCCAGGACATCCTGGCGGCTGGTGTGCCTACCTATGGAATCTGCCTGGGTCATCAGCTGCTGGCCCTGGCTTCCGGTGCAAAGACCATCAAGATGAAGTTCGGTCACCACGGTGCCAACCACCCGGTGCAGGACTTGGATACCAAGCGGGTCATGATCACCAGCCAGAACCATGGCTTCGCTGTGGACGCACAGAGCCTGCCTGCAAACTTGCGTGCGACCCACGTTTCCCTGTTCGACGGTTCCCTGCAGGGTATTGCTCGCACCGACGTGCCGGCCTTCAGTTTCCAGGGGCATCCCGAGGCCAGCCCCGGGCCCCATGACGTCAGCTATCTGTTCGACCGCTTCATCGGTCTGATGCGAGAGAAGAAGAATGCCTAA
- the carB gene encoding carbamoyl-phosphate synthase large subunit gives MPKRTDIHSILIIGAGPIVIGQACEFDYSGAQACKALRQEGYRVILVNSNPATIMTDPETADATYIEPINWQTVERIIDKERPDAILPTMGGQTGLNCALDLARHGVLDKYGVELIGAKKEAIDKAEDREKFKQAMTRIGLGSARSSIAHSMEEAMQVQAGIGFPVIIRPSFTLGGTGGGIAYNMEEFVRICDGGLEASPTHELLIEESLIGWKEFEMEVVRDKADNCIIVCSIENLDAMGVHTGDSITVAPAQTLTDREYQIMRNASIAVLREIGVDTGGSNVQFAINPADGRMVVIEMNPRVSRSSALASKATGFPIAKVAAKLAVGYTLDELKNDITGGLTPASFEPSIDYVVTKIPRFAFEKFPQANDRLTTQMKSVGEVMAIGRTQQESLQKALRGLETGADGLDEKSTDESRIKAEMGNPGAERLFYVADAFRVGMSLDEVHDISHIDPWFLAQIEDLVRQENAIKGRSLIDLTRDELFTLKRSGFSDRRLANLLNCTQHEVRARRWAQGINPVYKRVDTCAAEFATSTAYLYSTYEEECEAQPTDRKKILVLGGGPNRIGQGIEFDYCCVHAALAMREDGYETIMVNCNPETVSTDYDTSDRLYFEPLTLEDVLEIVRIEKPFGVIVQYGGQTPLKLARDLEANGVPIIGTTPDMIDAAEDRERFQKMLHKLGLLQPPNRTARAEDEAIRLAAEIGYPLVVRPSYVLGGRAMEIVREEADLQRYMREAVKVSNDSPVLLDRFLNDAIEVDVDALSDGEQVLIGGIMEHIEQAGVHSGDSACSLPPYSLSSAIQDELRRQTVAMAKALNVVGLMNVQFAIKGDTVYVLEVNPRASRTVPFVSKATGRQLAKIAARCMAGKTLKEQNAELEVIPPYYSVKEAVFPFRKFPGVDPILGPEMKSTGEVMGVGDSFGEAFLKAQYGSSVKLPRSGNAFISVRDPEHPQVAEIAAYLHELGFKVFATSGTSRIINAAGVPVTRVNKVAEGRPHIVDMIKNKDIQLIINVVEDKRAVVDSFAIRAAALAQNIPYFTTLAGAKAACLGMKDRRDITVYPLQELHKRLN, from the coding sequence ATGCCTAAGCGCACGGACATCCATTCCATCCTCATCATCGGTGCGGGACCCATCGTCATCGGCCAAGCCTGTGAGTTCGATTATTCCGGCGCGCAGGCTTGCAAGGCCCTACGGCAGGAGGGGTATCGGGTCATCCTGGTGAACTCAAACCCGGCCACCATCATGACAGACCCGGAAACCGCGGATGCCACCTACATCGAGCCCATCAACTGGCAGACGGTGGAGCGCATCATCGACAAGGAACGGCCGGATGCCATCCTGCCCACCATGGGTGGTCAGACGGGCCTGAACTGTGCCCTGGACCTGGCCAGGCACGGCGTCTTGGACAAATATGGTGTCGAGCTCATCGGCGCCAAGAAGGAAGCCATCGACAAGGCCGAGGACCGAGAGAAGTTCAAGCAGGCCATGACCCGGATCGGGCTGGGCTCCGCGCGATCCAGTATTGCCCATAGCATGGAAGAAGCCATGCAGGTTCAGGCTGGAATTGGCTTCCCGGTCATCATCCGCCCCTCCTTCACCCTGGGTGGGACCGGTGGCGGCATCGCCTACAACATGGAGGAGTTCGTGCGGATCTGTGATGGTGGCCTGGAGGCCTCTCCCACCCACGAACTCCTCATCGAGGAATCCCTCATCGGCTGGAAGGAGTTCGAGATGGAGGTGGTCCGCGACAAGGCGGACAACTGCATCATCGTCTGTTCCATCGAGAACCTGGACGCCATGGGGGTGCATACCGGCGATTCCATCACCGTGGCGCCGGCACAGACCCTGACGGACCGGGAATACCAGATCATGCGCAACGCCTCCATAGCGGTGTTGCGGGAGATCGGCGTGGACACCGGCGGTTCCAACGTGCAGTTCGCCATCAACCCGGCGGACGGCCGCATGGTGGTCATCGAGATGAACCCCCGGGTGTCCCGCTCCTCAGCCCTGGCCTCCAAGGCGACGGGCTTCCCCATCGCCAAGGTGGCGGCCAAGCTGGCGGTGGGCTACACCCTGGACGAGTTGAAGAACGACATTACCGGCGGCCTGACCCCGGCCTCCTTTGAGCCTTCCATTGATTACGTGGTAACCAAGATCCCGCGGTTTGCCTTCGAGAAATTCCCCCAGGCCAACGACCGCCTCACCACCCAGATGAAGTCCGTGGGCGAGGTCATGGCCATTGGCCGCACCCAGCAGGAGTCCCTGCAGAAGGCCTTGCGCGGTCTGGAAACCGGCGCCGACGGACTGGACGAAAAGTCCACCGACGAATCCAGGATCAAGGCCGAGATGGGCAACCCCGGCGCCGAGCGGCTGTTCTACGTGGCCGATGCCTTCCGTGTGGGGATGAGCCTGGATGAGGTCCATGACATCAGTCATATCGACCCCTGGTTCCTGGCCCAGATCGAGGATCTGGTACGGCAGGAAAACGCCATCAAGGGCCGCAGCCTCATCGACTTGACCCGGGATGAACTATTTACCTTGAAGCGCAGCGGTTTTTCCGACCGCCGCCTGGCCAACCTGTTGAACTGCACACAACACGAAGTGCGTGCCCGCCGCTGGGCCCAGGGCATCAACCCCGTGTACAAGCGGGTGGATACCTGCGCCGCCGAGTTCGCCACCTCCACCGCCTATCTGTACTCAACCTACGAGGAGGAGTGCGAGGCCCAGCCCACGGACCGCAAGAAGATCTTGGTCCTGGGTGGTGGCCCCAACCGCATTGGCCAGGGTATCGAATTCGACTACTGCTGCGTGCATGCTGCGCTGGCCATGCGGGAAGACGGCTACGAGACCATCATGGTCAACTGCAACCCGGAGACCGTGTCCACGGACTACGACACCTCCGACCGCCTCTACTTCGAGCCCCTGACCCTGGAAGATGTGCTCGAGATCGTGCGCATCGAGAAGCCCTTCGGCGTCATCGTCCAATATGGGGGCCAGACACCCCTGAAGCTGGCCCGGGACCTGGAAGCCAATGGTGTGCCCATCATCGGCACCACGCCGGACATGATCGATGCCGCGGAGGACCGGGAGCGCTTCCAGAAGATGCTGCATAAGCTGGGCCTGCTGCAGCCGCCCAACCGCACCGCCCGGGCCGAGGACGAAGCCATCCGCCTGGCGGCGGAGATCGGCTACCCCCTGGTGGTGCGGCCCTCCTACGTGCTGGGTGGTCGGGCCATGGAAATCGTGCGGGAGGAGGCGGATCTGCAACGCTACATGCGTGAGGCCGTGAAGGTCTCCAATGATTCCCCCGTGCTGCTGGACCGCTTCCTGAACGATGCCATCGAGGTGGACGTGGATGCCCTGTCCGATGGCGAGCAGGTGCTCATCGGCGGCATCATGGAACACATCGAGCAGGCCGGCGTGCACTCCGGTGATTCCGCCTGTTCCCTGCCGCCTTACAGTCTGTCCTCTGCTATTCAGGACGAGTTGCGCCGCCAGACCGTGGCCATGGCCAAGGCCCTCAACGTGGTGGGCCTCATGAACGTGCAATTCGCCATCAAGGGCGACACCGTCTATGTGCTGGAAGTGAACCCCCGGGCCTCCCGCACCGTGCCCTTCGTCTCCAAGGCCACGGGCCGGCAACTGGCCAAGATCGCCGCCCGCTGCATGGCCGGCAAGACCCTGAAGGAACAGAATGCCGAGCTCGAGGTGATTCCGCCATATTACTCGGTGAAGGAGGCGGTGTTTCCTTTCCGCAAGTTCCCGGGCGTTGACCCCATCCTGGGTCCTGAAATGAAGTCCACCGGCGAGGTCATGGGCGTGGGCGACAGCTTCGGCGAGGCATTCCTGAAGGCCCAGTACGGTTCCAGCGTAAAGCTGCCCCGATCCGGCAATGCCTTCATCTCCGTGCGGGACCCGGAGCATCCCCAGGTCGCGGAGATCGCCGCCTACCTCCACGAACTGGGCTTCAAGGTGTTCGCCACTAGCGGAACTTCCCGCATCATCAATGCCGCCGGCGTGCCCGTGACCCGGGTCAACAAGGTGGCGGAAGGCCGGCCTCACATCGTCGACATGATCAAGAACAAGGACATCCAGTTGATCATCAACGTGGTGGAAGACAAGCGCGCCGTGGTGGACTCCTTCGCCATCCGTGCAGCGGCCCTGGCCCAGAACATCCCCTACTTCACCACCCTGGCCGGTGCCAAGGCGGCCTGCCTGGGTATGAAGGACCGGCGCGACATTACTGTTTACCCGTTGCAGGAACTGCACAAGCGTCTAAATTGA
- the greA gene encoding transcription elongation factor GreA, translating to MNKVPLTVVGAEKLRNELHRLKTVERPSVIEAIAEARSHGDLSENAEYDAAKEKQGFIEGRIKELEGKLSNAQIIDPRHLDADGRIVFGATVELVDAESGDEVKYQIVGDDEADIKAGKISVSSPIARALIGKYAGDVADVHAPGGLRHYEIVDVHYV from the coding sequence ATGAATAAAGTCCCCCTCACCGTGGTGGGTGCGGAAAAGCTCCGCAATGAACTGCACCGCCTGAAGACCGTGGAACGGCCCAGCGTCATCGAGGCCATTGCCGAGGCCCGTTCCCACGGTGACCTGTCGGAAAACGCGGAATACGATGCCGCAAAGGAAAAGCAGGGTTTCATCGAAGGCCGCATCAAGGAGCTGGAGGGCAAGCTGTCCAACGCCCAGATCATCGACCCCCGCCATCTGGACGCGGACGGCCGCATCGTCTTTGGCGCCACCGTGGAACTGGTGGATGCCGAGTCCGGCGACGAGGTGAAATACCAGATCGTGGGCGACGACGAGGCCGACATCAAGGCGGGCAAGATTTCCGTCAGTTCCCCAATCGCCCGGGCCCTCATCGGCAAGTATGCCGGCGACGTGGCGGACGTCCATGCACCGGGTGGCCTGCGCCATTACGAAATCGTCGACGTCCACTACGTCTGA
- a CDS encoding DUF4149 domain-containing protein, with the protein MKRLPDLLAAWSVALWVGGLWAIGYLAAPALFYNLEDRMMAGYLAGKMFGWMAWVGMVCGGWLLVFRLGRYAGAVLRQPFFWIVVAMFLLTIAQHFGIRPLLQELKDMAMPKDVMESLFRDRFQTWHGISSGVYLIQSLLGLALVAKQGAK; encoded by the coding sequence TTGAAACGCTTGCCCGATCTGCTGGCCGCCTGGTCCGTCGCCCTGTGGGTGGGAGGCCTCTGGGCCATCGGCTATCTGGCCGCTCCCGCCCTCTTTTACAACCTGGAAGATCGCATGATGGCGGGCTACCTTGCCGGCAAGATGTTCGGCTGGATGGCCTGGGTAGGCATGGTGTGCGGTGGATGGCTGCTGGTGTTCCGCCTGGGCCGTTATGCCGGCGCGGTGCTGAGGCAGCCCTTCTTCTGGATCGTGGTGGCCATGTTCCTGTTGACCATCGCCCAGCACTTCGGCATCCGGCCCCTGCTGCAGGAACTCAAGGACATGGCCATGCCCAAGGACGTGATGGAAAGCCTGTTCCGGGACCGTTTCCAGACCTGGCATGGCATTTCCAGTGGGGTCTACCTAATCCAGAGCCTGCTGGGACTGGCCCTCGTGGCGAAACAAGGGGCTAAATAA
- a CDS encoding YhbY family RNA-binding protein produces the protein MQQLSTEQRKFLKAQAHNLKPVVMIGNAGLTEAVKLEANRALTAHELIKIRVLGDDREAREAWFMELCEALGAAPVQHIGKLLLLYRPADKPKLKLP, from the coding sequence ATGCAGCAACTCAGCACCGAACAACGCAAATTCCTCAAGGCCCAGGCCCACAACCTCAAACCCGTGGTCATGATCGGCAACGCCGGTCTGACCGAGGCCGTGAAGTTGGAGGCGAACCGGGCCTTGACAGCCCATGAACTCATCAAGATCAGGGTGCTGGGTGATGACCGGGAAGCGCGGGAGGCATGGTTCATGGAATTGTGCGAGGCCCTGGGCGCTGCGCCGGTGCAGCATATCGGAAAGCTCCTGCTGCTTTACCGCCCGGCCGACAAGCCCAAACTGAAACTGCCCTGA
- a CDS encoding RlmE family RNA methyltransferase produces MKRQAKTREWHHRHVHDFYVRQATEQGWRSRAAFKLLEIDDKDRLLKPGQIVVDLGCAPGGWCQVAASRMKGQGRIIGIDLLDMTGINGVTFIQGDFTEYGALAELESALSGKKVNLVLSDMAPNITGVVVSDQARVYALADLALDFAVHHLEPEGAFLIKVFQGAGFEAFVKSMRGVFKSVATRNPDASRDRSRECYLLGRGLKQSG; encoded by the coding sequence ATGAAAAGACAAGCCAAAACCCGTGAATGGCACCATCGCCATGTCCACGATTTCTACGTGAGGCAGGCCACGGAACAAGGGTGGCGTTCCCGGGCCGCCTTCAAACTCCTGGAGATCGACGACAAGGACCGCCTGTTGAAGCCCGGCCAGATCGTGGTGGACCTGGGTTGCGCCCCCGGTGGCTGGTGCCAGGTGGCGGCCAGTCGCATGAAGGGCCAGGGCCGCATCATCGGCATCGACCTGCTGGACATGACGGGCATCAACGGCGTGACCTTCATCCAGGGGGACTTCACTGAGTACGGGGCCTTGGCCGAGCTTGAATCGGCCTTGAGCGGGAAAAAGGTCAATCTTGTACTTTCGGATATGGCCCCAAACATAACCGGCGTAGTGGTCTCTGACCAGGCCCGGGTGTACGCCTTGGCGGACCTGGCTCTGGATTTCGCGGTACATCATCTTGAACCCGAGGGAGCTTTTCTCATCAAAGTTTTTCAGGGTGCAGGCTTCGAGGCGTTCGTGAAGTCCATGCGGGGGGTGTTCAAGAGCGTTGCCACCCGCAATCCGGATGCCTCGCGGGATCGCAGTCGGGAGTGTTACCTATTGGGACGCGGGCTCAAGCAATCGGGCTGA
- a CDS encoding ATP-dependent metallopeptidase FtsH/Yme1/Tma family protein — protein sequence MNNLFKNVAIWLVIALVLMTVFNQFNTRPGVTQSQVDYSQFIEEVRSGQVAKVTIDGHVLRGVRSDGRRFSTYAPSDPWMVSDLLKYGVQVEAKPEDEPSMLMSIFISWFPMLLLIGVWVFFMRQMQGGGRGGAFSFGKSKARMLDQETNAITFADVAGCDEAKEEVGELVEFLRDPSKFQKLGGRIPRGVLMVGSPGTGKTLLAKAIAGEAKVPFFSISGSDFVEMFVGVGAARVRDMFEQAKKHAPCIIFIDEIDAVGRQRGAGLGGGNDEREQTLNQLLVEMDGFEATAGVIVIAATNRPDVLDPALMRPGRFDRQVVVPLPDIRGREQILLVHMRKVPVSQDVKADIIARGTPGFSGADLANLVNEAALFAARSNKRVVDMDDFERAKDKIMMGAERRSMIMPEEERRNTAYHESGHAVVAKLMPKTDPVHKVTIIPRGRALGVTMQLPTEDRYSQDRIRLLSTIAVLFGGRIAEEIFMNQMTTGASNDFQRATDLARRMVTQWGMSDALGTMVYGEEEGEVFLGRSVTTHKSVSEATMQQVDKEVRRIIDGQYALARKILEENRDKVERMTRALLEWETIDAEQIDDIMAGNEPRPPKPVTPPSSSSGNSSTPSAPAPTATPAEEA from the coding sequence TTGAATAATCTGTTCAAGAACGTCGCCATCTGGCTGGTCATCGCGCTGGTGCTGATGACGGTGTTCAACCAGTTCAATACTCGGCCGGGGGTCACCCAGTCCCAGGTGGACTATTCCCAGTTCATCGAGGAAGTCCGCAGCGGCCAGGTAGCCAAGGTGACTATCGACGGCCACGTACTGCGAGGAGTCCGTTCTGATGGCCGTCGCTTCAGCACCTACGCGCCGTCCGACCCCTGGATGGTCTCGGATCTGCTGAAGTACGGCGTGCAGGTGGAGGCCAAGCCGGAGGACGAGCCCTCCATGCTCATGAGCATCTTCATCTCCTGGTTCCCCATGCTGCTGCTCATCGGCGTCTGGGTGTTCTTCATGCGCCAGATGCAGGGCGGTGGCCGGGGCGGTGCGTTCTCCTTCGGCAAGTCCAAGGCCCGCATGCTGGATCAGGAAACCAACGCCATCACCTTCGCCGACGTGGCCGGCTGCGATGAGGCCAAGGAAGAAGTGGGCGAACTGGTGGAATTCCTGCGGGATCCCTCCAAGTTCCAGAAGCTGGGCGGCCGCATCCCCCGGGGCGTGCTCATGGTGGGCTCCCCTGGCACCGGCAAGACCCTGCTGGCCAAGGCCATCGCCGGCGAGGCCAAGGTGCCCTTCTTCAGCATCTCCGGTTCAGACTTCGTGGAAATGTTCGTCGGCGTGGGTGCGGCCCGGGTCCGGGACATGTTCGAGCAGGCCAAGAAGCACGCGCCCTGCATCATTTTCATCGATGAGATCGACGCCGTGGGCCGCCAGCGCGGTGCTGGCCTGGGTGGCGGCAACGACGAGCGGGAGCAGACCCTGAACCAGTTGCTGGTGGAGATGGATGGCTTCGAGGCCACTGCCGGCGTCATCGTCATCGCCGCCACCAACCGTCCCGACGTGCTGGACCCGGCCCTCATGCGTCCGGGTCGCTTCGACCGCCAGGTGGTGGTGCCCCTGCCCGACATCCGCGGCCGGGAGCAGATCCTGCTGGTGCACATGCGCAAGGTGCCAGTGAGCCAGGACGTGAAGGCGGACATCATCGCCCGGGGCACCCCCGGCTTCTCCGGTGCCGACCTGGCCAACCTGGTGAACGAGGCCGCCCTGTTCGCCGCCCGGTCGAACAAGCGGGTGGTGGACATGGACGACTTCGAGCGGGCCAAGGACAAGATCATGATGGGGGCCGAGCGCCGTTCCATGATCATGCCCGAGGAAGAGCGCCGCAACACCGCCTACCACGAGTCCGGCCACGCCGTGGTGGCCAAACTCATGCCCAAGACCGATCCGGTGCACAAGGTCACCATCATTCCCCGGGGCCGGGCCCTGGGTGTGACCATGCAGTTGCCCACGGAGGACCGCTACAGCCAGGACCGGATACGTCTCTTGTCCACCATCGCCGTGCTGTTCGGTGGCCGCATCGCCGAGGAAATCTTCATGAACCAGATGACCACCGGCGCCTCCAACGACTTCCAGCGGGCCACGGACCTGGCCCGGCGCATGGTGACCCAGTGGGGCATGTCCGATGCCCTGGGCACCATGGTCTATGGCGAGGAGGAGGGCGAGGTGTTCCTGGGCCGTTCCGTCACCACTCACAAGAGCGTGTCCGAGGCCACCATGCAGCAGGTGGACAAGGAGGTGCGCCGCATCATCGACGGGCAGTACGCCCTGGCCCGCAAGATCCTGGAGGAGAACCGGGACAAGGTGGAACGCATGACCCGGGCACTGCTGGAATGGGAAACCATCGACGCCGAGCAGATCGACGACATCATGGCCGGCAACGAGCCGCGCCCGCCCAAGCCGGTGACCCCGCCCTCCAGTTCCTCTGGCAACAGCAGCACACCCAGCGCCCCCGCACCCACGGCTACGCCAGCGGAAGAAGCCTGA